GGTGGCACCACGGCTCCTTCTGCTGGCCTGacatcccacagatcccacagcagccccagcacgaAGGATttcagctcccactgctgctgttggTGTAGGGTTAAACCATTTCCAGaggtgaaattaaaaatatcagatCCAGAAGTCAGAATTCAAGTGCTGcttgagcagtgctggctgcagaaaCACCAATGCCACagcctaaaaaataaaaataaaagggaattttgtgtCTACAAGACAGCCCTGCTTTAAATAATATGGATTATATGGATTTCTTGCTAATGTAGCTGATAGTGTTTTACACAGAGAAGCATTTAGTCAGAAATtatactacagaaaaaaaacacctcacCAGCCTTTCATCTCCCAAAGCAGGGtttgacaaaaatttttaaaaattccaagtGGGAATGTTCTGCTGGAATTTGGccactgcagagcccagagctgctgccccttGTGCCCAATAGATTCAGAAATGGCCTTTCTAAAACTCACAGAGAAAAAGATCTGTACACTTAATAATGAGCTgaagctgcttttattttccagtgctgACTGGGcttgggggagcagggagataAATATGGATTTTCCTGAGGTAATTTAAAAACTCCAGGGatcagctgtgtccagctctggaggATAATTTGGGTGTTCTGGAAAGCAAAACCTGGTGGTTGCTGAAAAAGCTGGAGCTTTTCCAGAACCACCAACagagggtttttgtttttttttaatcttgagGGAAAAATGTAATGGATTTCATGGATTTGGGCAGCTcctgtgtctgctctgctcagtCCCAGGGAAGTTTGAACAAAGtggtttttaaggtcccttccaacccaaaccagtctgggattctgggaattATCTGAGCAATAGGGAactaaagcaattttttccattttttgaaGCCTGTGGAGTTGCATCCATGGACTCAGGCAGCCTCTCACAACAGTCATCCATAAAAAGTGAGGTAAAATTTAgggaaatatcccaaaaattccattatACTGACCACAGGGagtgctgcccctgcagctcctgtagGATTTCTTGGGAATTTGTTTGTTCCAGGAAGCACAAAAAACTTTGCAGCATTTTAACTCCTCTGAAATAACATCCAGACTGAgaatttcaccttttttctccccacccaGCAGCAACTTCCAAACATCTTTGcccaattttttattattattattattattattattattattattattattaggcTTTTCAGGAAACCCCACAGTTTTCctatcaaaataataaatatctgGAGTACAGATTTAATattaaaactgatttaatacagctgcatggaaaaaaaaacccttaggATTTGGAAAACCTTTAGCCTGTGTTTTACACTTTGTTTTTAGTTCAATATTCTCAGCAGATGCAATAAAATTTGGGCCTCTCCCTACTTCATGCCCAGATAATTTCATACATTTAAggttttttcaccttttcactGAAAACTTCCCCAGGAATGGCTTTGGGCAGAGACAGGAGCTCAGTTAGGAATTTTACAGCCTTTTAAGCAATAATAAAGTCTGAATCAAATACAAGCCagatttggaaattaattttttttttttttaggaaaaccAGGAGCAGGATGGATGTTTTTTCCAATGCTGCTGGCACTGTAAATGACAATTCATTTCAGGTGGCACAAAGAGATCACTGTGTATAAACCTAAGCCTTGGAACCTGTGAGCAGTGTCAGCATTTGGggcacaaaaaccccaaattcctgcaggtgacaggagAATTTCTGGCCATCCTCACCTCCCCAGGACTCTCATTCCTCCCTCACCACGAGCACTCTCTGCTTTATCCATTTTCTGAAGGCAGCAGAGtcataattactttttttttttttttttttttttggaaaaagcaATACAAGCTGTGCTGTAGTATCAGTGTTCTTGtggtaaataatttatttccaagcATTTCACATGGCAGGCTTAGAGAAAAACAGAGGGGTTTGAGGTTTAGGATGTGTAAACAATCAGAGAACAAGGCAGTTCTGCTCAGAGAACAGCCAAATCCCaaagccacagcacagctggaatttcaCCTGGACTTAGGAATACAAGAGCATCATTCCCTCAGTTATGCAATACTGtatttccaacaaaaaaaaaagaaaaaaaaaaataaaaaagcctttattttttaaaagctttgacTTTCTCACCATCAGAACTCTGAAATCCTTGTCTGGACAGTGTTGTCCCCAAGAGCTTTTTCCCCTAAACCCATCCtcaaattccagcccagccccaggtgcacttgtggagcagagcaaagcccagctctgcccaggaaGGCACTGctgacccccagccctgctcctggagctttGGGCAGCCCCTGAAGTGCCCAAAATTTTGTCTCTAAGAGACaaaggggctgtgccagggttgtgccagcccaggggagcCCTGGGAGCGTGGCCAGGACGTCTCCATAGTCTGTCCCCTGTGTAGTGGGTGTGTCCAGGTTAATTATGTTCATGCAATTGCAAATTCTGTATTGTTGTCCATTAGAAGTGTAAACTACTGAGAACTGGGCCTTGCTGATATGAATAAAGTGATTAAAAACTGGTCTTTACACACAGGGCAGAGTTGGTCTTCTTCAAAGTGTCAATGGGGGaattaattcttcctttttttgcattttgaaattgGAACAAAAAACCCATTGAGGAGCAGACATAAATCATTGAGGAGCAGAAATGATTCTTCATCTTCCCTGCAGGGTTCCAGAACTCCTGGGAtgcatcacacacacacacaggggtgGGGGGATTGATGGTCCCAATGTTTTTGGGATGTTCAAATTGCCTGGTCTGGGAACACCAAAGCCATATGGAAAATGGAAGTTAAATGGGAAGCATTCCATTTAATATGGACACACCacatttcctgcatttctcatCAGTTCCTGCAGATCCCACAGGATTCCCAGGCTGGGAACACTCCTGGAAGCATTTTGGATGTGGCACATTGAAGTGAGagttacacagaaaaaaaaggttgggTTGGGTTAAATTTCATGCTGGGCAGAGAACAAACAACAGAGAGTGgcaataaaacaataaaaacaatgcaggcaggaatttgggagcatcctcagagctgctttcttGGCAGAAACATCTTTCCTGGGTGGCATTTTGTACATTCCAGAAGATTCAGGGGGAGATCCCAGGGTTGCTCCAAGAGGTAGAAGGGACAGAAATTCCAAGGCACAGATGGAAAAGTGCTTTGTGAATCCCTGCTTTTACTGAAGAGCTTTGGAATGCCCCAGAGGAATCAGCCAGAGCCATCTCTAGAGGCAACTCTGACACCAAAGTGAAGATTCCAAACAAATCCACAATCAAAGGCAAGTTTTGGAAGCGTCAGACGACAACTCCTGCCAGGACTGGATCAGTTCACTTGCTGTAAGGCCATGAACTGCAATCAAATTCTTGTACTTACAGATATCAAAGTCAATCTTAGAGAGAAAGAATTGCTCTGCATCTTCTGGCAGAGTGACATTGACTTTGAGTAAATTCAAGCAGATTCCCACGTAAACATCCTCGAATTTCAGCGGTTTGACGTGGCCCATCAGCTCATAAGCCCTCAGAGCCAGATTTCCATCCAGGATGTAGCCCAGCCCGCTGCAGTAGGGAGGATAGAGCCTGAAGGGATACTCCTCATAGGAGATGGATCttttcctgtcccagcccctgtaGGCAAAGTTGTCGATGAGGGGGTACCCGGTGAAAACGTTCTGCGAGGAGTTCAGCCGCAGCAGGAGCCTCACCAGGTTGGGAGTGTTGATGAAAACATCCACGTCGGTCTTCATGAAGAACCTGGCGTTGGAGCAGAACTCAGAGAACCACTGGAAGGCCATGATGGTCTTGAGGGTGAGGTTGTCATAAGTGTCCAGGAAATCCTGGCGGATGATGTCCCCGTAGAGGAGGCTCTCGTCCTCCAGCGACAGCGCCGCCGCCCCGTCCCGCCCGCGCGCGTCGCGCCCCAGCAGGAACAGCGTCAGCACGCGCTGGCCCCACCAGGAGTCCCTGGAGCCCCAGGTGACCCTGATGGCCTGCCTGGCTTTCACCTCCCCGGGGCTGGAAGCCACCAGGATGACCAGGAAGGGCTCGAGGTCGGCGCAGCTGCGGCGCTCGCGCAGCGTGAACGGGCGCGGCTGCCGGAACACGGGCTCGTACTCGTAGAAGTAGAGCAGGTTGATGTTCTCCAGGCCAGCCCTGGAGGAGAGGGTGATGTACCACATGGTCACCAGGGaaaacaccagcagcagcaggaaaagccatttCAGGGGTCTCATGTACAAGGCGCTGATCAGAGCCGGTGCCATGGTTGGGTTGTGCTGGTGTCCCTCAGGATCTGCTCCTCGAGTCCTGGAGCATCTTCCTTGctgaaggaaaaaggggaagtGGCATTCAGAGTGCTGGTCATCAGGTTTTACCTTTTCCTTGTGTTGGCTGAAGTGCCAGCTGGAATTGTGCTGTAATATTGATGCCTTCAGTTTGAGCATTCACATTTCCAGACTGTGTCCTGCactggtgtgtgactctgagctccacacaaagtgttccaggctctctcccagctcaggcacacaaaccaatccttttccagccccagaacctgcagctccagccccaaaaagtgcaaacagggaatggaggagagaatctgggagggtgggactgcagagcctggagctgggctgggacaatGAACCCAAGGtgggaatggaacagaactgataaaagtgtgaaactcgTGAGCCCAAGGTGAGTCCTGTGAAGggttttaataaatccctgatttattcctttagctctgcccagctctgtcccaggaGCCTCTCAGGGATCACCACCAGCCCAGGATTCCCGACCCAGCTGTCATAGCCCTGATcccaggatggcagcaggacacagagccactgcccagcagggtTTTAAGGCATTGAGAACTCGTGGCTTTCACCCTGGATTTCCCTGATTCCCACCCAGGATCCTGCTCCAAGGGCTGAGATCCCAGGGATCAGCACAACCTCTCTGACTCCACCTCAAGGACAGAACCTGTGCACAAAATCCAAAAGGTGCTCAGGAAGTGGGTGCTCAGAGACCTcagaattttgttgtttttgttaaaaacaGGAAGTCTGACTGCTCTGCATCATGGAGCACATGGGGTGAGAAGGCAGAAATACCagagtttcattttctttcattttctttcaaagcttcagcagctgcttgttctcagggggagggggga
This Catharus ustulatus isolate bCatUst1 chromosome 10, bCatUst1.pri.v2, whole genome shotgun sequence DNA region includes the following protein-coding sequences:
- the B3GALNT1 gene encoding UDP-GalNAc:beta-1,3-N-acetylgalactosaminyltransferase 1 translates to MAPALISALYMRPLKWLFLLLLVFSLVTMWYITLSSRAGLENINLLYFYEYEPVFRQPRPFTLRERRSCADLEPFLVILVASSPGEVKARQAIRVTWGSRDSWWGQRVLTLFLLGRDARGRDGAAALSLEDESLLYGDIIRQDFLDTYDNLTLKTIMAFQWFSEFCSNARFFMKTDVDVFINTPNLVRLLLRLNSSQNVFTGYPLIDNFAYRGWDRKRSISYEEYPFRLYPPYCSGLGYILDGNLALRAYELMGHVKPLKFEDVYVGICLNLLKVNVTLPEDAEQFFLSKIDFDICKYKNLIAVHGLTASELIQSWQELSSDASKTCL